A single region of the Silene latifolia isolate original U9 population chromosome 8, ASM4854445v1, whole genome shotgun sequence genome encodes:
- the LOC141594078 gene encoding cytosolic sulfotransferase 5-like translates to MNTNETQNEIPIIISQEELESLKQSLPQVPRSNNKFGLINYQGSWIPESFLARILLIQRHFLARDSDLIITGLPKTGTTWLKSLLFTIVNRTIYPVDQNPLQKNHPQELVCNLENDIYGEAFAYPRPQHLDEIPSPRLFSTHLSYTSLPESITTSNCRLLYICRNPLDVLTSLFHFTISFRKNINNKDLLRYEDLFDDFCAGRSIYGPFFEHVVTYWKMSLEQPEKVLFLKYEDLKDDPKHNLKRVAEFIGMPFTPFEESQSVIDQIIEFCSIGNMKELEVNKSGVINKFFEKKSYFRKGEVGEWRNYFTPLMVEKMTKLMEEKLEGTGLTFKLIP, encoded by the coding sequence ATGAATACGAACGAAACACAAAACGAGATACCAATAATAATCTCCCAAGAAGAACTTGAAAGCCTCAAACAAAGCCTTCCACAAGTTCCTCGGAGCAACAATAAATTTGGACTAATAAACTACCAAGGCTCCTGGATCCCTGAATCATTTCTGGCTCGGATTCTCCTCATTCAAAGACATTTCCTAGCTCGAGATAGTGATCTCATTATTACCGGCCTACCAAAAACCGGCACCACATGGTTAAAATCTTTACTTTTCACAATTGTCAACCGTACAATTTACCCTGTTGATCAAAACCCTTTACAAAAAAATCATCCACAAGAGCTTGTATGCAACCTAGAGAATGATATTTATGGAGAGGCTTTTGCCTACCCGCGGCCGCAGCATCTTGATGAGATTCCCTCCCCAAGACTTTTCAGCACTCACTTGTCCTACACCTCACTTCCTGAATCAATCACGACATCCAATTGTCGACTTCTATATATTTGTCGAAATCCGTTAGACGTGCTTACCTCGCTTTTTCACTTTACAATAAGCTTTCGTAAAAATATAAATAACAAAGATCTGCTTCGTTATGAGGATCTATTTGATGATTTTTGTGCAGGCAGGTCCATTTACGGTCCATTTTTCGAGCACGTGGTTACGTATTGGAAAATGAGCTTAGAACAACCTGAAAAGGTGTTGTTTCTTAAGTACGAAGATCTTAAGGATGACCCAAAACACAATTTAAAAAGGGTGGCGGAATTTATAGGTATGCCTTTTACTCCATTTGAGGAAAGTCAAAGTGTCATTGACCAAATAATAGAGTTTTGTAGCATTGGAAATATGAAGGAATTGGAAGTCAACAAGAGTGGAGTCATTAATAAGTTTTTTGAGAAGAAAAGTTATTTTAGGAAAGGAGAGGTAGGAGAGTGGAGAAACTATTTCACACCACTCATGGTCGAGAAGATGACtaaacttatggaagaaaaactcGAAGGAACAGGATTAACCTTTAAATTAATTCCATAA